The Opitutus sp. ER46 genome contains a region encoding:
- a CDS encoding TonB-dependent receptor — translation MSSLLHPLLRSLRSRAIGCLMALLLALVPERVHAGEGAGRRFHVAAGEAAVTLREFSAQAGVQLLVSSEDIRGVRTHAVNGTYAPLAALQQMLAQTRLIAREEPTTGAIAVLVAPATGGPDGGSTPTAKPRKPTGMKSSNLVRFAAGLIAAGFSSAMQAQTAPDGRPAEEERVVLPTFTVDASKDTGYIGSNSLSASRAALSITDIPSSVVVITRQLLDDVGAFDLSDALRFVSGVSDAAMPGQDSGAFKIRGTGPTVSTDGFRVTGEGTQDLAEIERIEVLKGPSAILFARGGSAGGTVNRVTKDPRPVAHGYVRVQTGLFDANRVEVDSTGPVPGTNKQLLYRAVIAVQDDDAFFENVSTKRYVFSPAVTYKFSEDAYATLKYGYYWNKQTQYVGVPIDLSNPAELRLEHKLFNVPTERTTSDPNEYQFTRRNRLDFRSGVKLSPILRTSLNAQYMYTDYLRTVTRPNGSPLVQSDGTIPRRWAANAQQDYRYRLYSDNVLQYGVGPTANTTIFGFDLLQEGPGQEASSANVQVAPANLYRAQTPIVPTPVVALPWVPRSMQRSAQAYAMHTLKAFSDRLIATGGITRNWVNIDNYAAATGTWTKQSSIKDTKQYGVVVKPVTWASLYYGYNENFDAQFVRLGALQPDGSYVDGGAAPPRMSVSDEYGVKFSLPDGRLSWSIAHFDTELTNRTRSIVGTSYQELLSGGKYQGWESDLFWRPTDNLSLIATYSYTDAVDGAGKQIETVAPTTLSGLVRYDFKKGLFRGLGVSVDANYQNEYVMANGSILYTVAPRTLMDAGLFYTWKKYRFQVNVNNLTDKKYIAGGYLPQRVFLGAGRNVRFSATYTW, via the coding sequence ATGTCTTCCCTCCTGCACCCGCTCCTCAGGTCCCTGCGTTCGCGCGCCATCGGCTGTCTGATGGCGCTGCTGCTCGCGCTGGTCCCGGAGCGCGTCCACGCGGGGGAGGGTGCCGGCCGCCGCTTCCACGTGGCCGCCGGCGAGGCCGCGGTGACGTTGCGGGAATTCTCGGCCCAGGCGGGCGTGCAACTGCTCGTCTCCTCCGAGGACATCCGCGGCGTACGGACGCACGCGGTGAACGGCACCTACGCGCCCCTGGCGGCCCTCCAGCAGATGCTCGCGCAAACGCGACTCATCGCGCGGGAGGAGCCCACCACCGGGGCGATCGCAGTGCTCGTGGCTCCGGCCACCGGAGGCCCGGACGGCGGTTCCACCCCGACCGCTAAACCCAGGAAACCTACAGGAATGAAGTCGTCCAACCTCGTCAGATTTGCCGCCGGCCTGATCGCCGCCGGCTTCTCCTCGGCCATGCAGGCCCAAACCGCGCCGGACGGGCGCCCCGCCGAAGAGGAAAGAGTGGTCCTGCCCACGTTCACCGTGGATGCCAGCAAGGACACCGGCTACATCGGCTCGAACTCGTTGAGCGCGAGCCGCGCGGCGCTGAGCATCACCGATATTCCCAGCTCCGTGGTCGTCATCACCCGCCAGCTTCTCGATGACGTGGGCGCGTTCGACCTGTCCGACGCCCTGCGCTTCGTGAGTGGCGTCAGCGATGCCGCGATGCCTGGGCAGGACTCGGGGGCGTTCAAGATCCGCGGCACGGGTCCGACGGTGTCGACCGACGGCTTCCGGGTGACGGGCGAGGGCACCCAGGACCTCGCCGAGATCGAGCGGATCGAGGTGCTGAAAGGCCCCTCCGCGATTCTTTTTGCCCGCGGCGGCTCCGCCGGCGGCACTGTCAACCGGGTGACGAAGGATCCGCGTCCCGTGGCGCACGGTTACGTGCGCGTGCAGACAGGGCTGTTCGATGCGAATCGTGTCGAGGTGGATTCCACCGGTCCAGTGCCGGGGACGAACAAGCAGTTGCTCTACCGCGCCGTGATCGCCGTCCAGGACGACGATGCGTTTTTCGAAAACGTGTCCACCAAGCGCTATGTGTTCTCGCCGGCGGTCACCTACAAGTTCAGCGAGGACGCGTATGCGACGCTGAAGTACGGGTACTACTGGAACAAGCAGACGCAGTACGTCGGCGTGCCGATCGATCTCTCGAATCCCGCGGAGCTGCGGCTCGAGCACAAGCTCTTCAACGTGCCGACGGAGCGCACGACGAGCGATCCGAACGAGTACCAGTTCACGCGGCGCAACCGGCTGGATTTCCGTTCGGGGGTGAAGCTGAGCCCGATCCTGCGCACCTCGCTCAACGCGCAGTACATGTATACCGACTACCTGCGGACCGTCACCCGGCCGAACGGCTCGCCGCTGGTGCAGTCCGACGGCACGATCCCGCGGCGCTGGGCGGCCAACGCGCAGCAGGACTACCGGTACCGGCTCTACAGCGACAACGTGCTGCAGTACGGCGTCGGCCCCACGGCCAACACCACGATCTTCGGCTTTGACCTGCTTCAGGAGGGGCCGGGGCAGGAGGCCAGCAGCGCGAACGTCCAGGTCGCGCCCGCCAACCTGTACCGCGCGCAGACCCCCATCGTGCCGACGCCCGTCGTGGCGCTGCCGTGGGTGCCACGCTCGATGCAGCGCAGCGCGCAGGCGTATGCGATGCACACGCTGAAGGCGTTTAGCGACCGGCTCATCGCCACGGGCGGGATCACCCGCAACTGGGTCAACATCGACAACTACGCCGCGGCCACCGGCACGTGGACGAAACAGAGTTCGATCAAGGACACAAAGCAGTACGGCGTCGTGGTGAAGCCCGTGACCTGGGCGTCGCTCTACTACGGCTACAACGAGAACTTTGACGCCCAGTTCGTGCGCCTCGGCGCGCTGCAGCCCGACGGGTCGTACGTCGACGGCGGCGCCGCCCCACCGCGGATGTCGGTTTCGGACGAATACGGCGTGAAGTTCAGCCTGCCCGACGGCCGGCTCTCTTGGTCAATCGCGCATTTCGACACGGAGTTGACGAACCGCACGCGCTCGATCGTCGGCACGAGCTACCAGGAGCTGCTCTCCGGGGGCAAATATCAGGGCTGGGAGTCGGACCTGTTCTGGCGCCCGACCGACAACCTCAGCTTGATCGCGACGTACTCGTACACCGATGCGGTGGACGGCGCCGGCAAGCAGATCGAGACCGTGGCCCCGACCACATTGAGCGGGTTGGTTCGCTACGACTTCAAGAAGGGCCTGTTCCGCGGGCTGGGGGTGAGCGTCGATGCGAACTATCAGAATGAATACGTGATGGCGAACGGCTCGATCCTCTACACCGTCGCGCCGCGCACGTTGATGGACGCCGGGTTGTTCTACACGTGGAAGAAGTACCGCTTCCAGGTGAACGTGAACAATCTCACGGACAAGAAGTACATCGCCGGCGGATACCTGCCGCA
- a CDS encoding glycosyltransferase family 9 protein, whose product MLLLILKVLGWLIARAPEFLLRATAVVLGDVIFFALRHRLILSNLHHAFPEKPATWHTRIGRESCRRMVETGLLSLATPFISEARMRHILLASPTLETAMRARLANPAGIVFAAPHIAYWETETALALLIPPECFPEFGIIYRPLDNAAADAFVKRSREQYGMRLLSRREGFAEALKILRRQGAVGVLFDQNAGMQGALTLLFDRVCSTSELSGLMTEKFNARLYGIFPRRVGFWQIQICVDPIPHAGTSAAVTLATNRWLEQLLRGDENVCASWLWAHARWRNQDIPTRRLRLEAKRNLLADDLAARGLTQPPRRTRIWIRLPNWLGDVVMALPLLRALRASRPDAEITLVARAQFLPLLQTWGVADRLHAVPPEGGLRYWRHFWQLRREYIDVWILFTNSFRGDLEAKLSGTRQRFGILRSGKRRPFLSHAYRVPPDFDESRRHQLELWEDFLGHFGLAVPADRTPLAAAATTSVAPRGPIGLLPGSENNPEKRWPVAHWRAVIEALPQENFVIFGTPKDAPIAEAVAAGFAPDRVRNRAGKTDLTTFAAGLAGCRLLITNDSGGMHLANALGVPLLGLFGPTNPVRTGPVFAGQACILQPPGCPATGGGRLADLAPARVLEALAQATPAPSSQ is encoded by the coding sequence GTGCTTCTGCTTATCCTCAAAGTCCTGGGCTGGCTCATCGCGCGCGCGCCGGAGTTTCTTCTCCGCGCGACGGCCGTCGTGCTTGGCGACGTCATTTTCTTCGCGCTTCGACACCGGCTCATCCTCTCCAATCTCCACCACGCGTTCCCCGAGAAGCCCGCGACCTGGCACACGCGCATCGGCCGCGAGAGCTGCCGCCGCATGGTCGAAACCGGACTCCTCTCGCTCGCGACGCCCTTCATTTCCGAAGCCCGCATGCGGCACATCCTACTGGCCTCGCCGACACTCGAGACCGCCATGCGCGCCCGCCTCGCCAACCCCGCCGGGATCGTTTTCGCCGCGCCGCACATCGCGTACTGGGAGACGGAGACCGCGCTCGCCCTCCTCATCCCGCCCGAGTGCTTCCCCGAGTTCGGCATCATCTACCGGCCCCTCGACAACGCCGCCGCCGACGCCTTCGTGAAGCGCTCCCGCGAGCAGTACGGCATGCGCCTGCTTTCGCGCCGCGAGGGTTTCGCCGAGGCCCTCAAGATTCTGCGCCGCCAGGGCGCCGTCGGCGTGCTCTTCGACCAGAACGCCGGCATGCAGGGCGCGCTCACCCTCCTCTTCGACCGCGTCTGCTCCACCAGCGAGCTGTCCGGCCTGATGACCGAGAAGTTCAACGCGCGGCTCTACGGCATCTTCCCGCGGCGCGTCGGCTTCTGGCAGATCCAGATCTGCGTCGATCCGATCCCCCACGCCGGCACGAGCGCCGCCGTCACACTCGCCACCAATCGCTGGCTCGAGCAGTTGCTGCGCGGCGACGAGAACGTCTGCGCTTCCTGGCTCTGGGCCCACGCGCGCTGGCGCAACCAGGACATCCCCACGCGCCGGCTCCGCCTGGAGGCCAAACGCAACCTGCTGGCCGACGACCTGGCCGCCCGCGGCCTCACCCAGCCTCCGCGCCGCACCCGCATCTGGATCCGGCTGCCCAACTGGCTCGGCGACGTGGTCATGGCCCTCCCGCTGCTGCGCGCCCTGCGCGCGTCGCGGCCCGATGCCGAGATCACGCTGGTCGCCCGCGCGCAATTTCTCCCGCTGCTCCAGACCTGGGGTGTCGCGGACCGGCTCCACGCGGTCCCGCCCGAGGGCGGGCTGCGCTACTGGCGCCACTTCTGGCAACTCCGTCGCGAGTACATCGACGTCTGGATCCTCTTCACCAACTCGTTTCGCGGTGACCTCGAGGCGAAGCTCAGCGGCACGCGCCAGCGGTTCGGCATCCTGCGGTCCGGCAAGCGACGCCCGTTTCTCAGCCACGCCTACCGTGTGCCACCGGATTTCGACGAGAGCCGTCGCCACCAGCTCGAGCTCTGGGAAGATTTTCTCGGCCACTTTGGCCTCGCCGTCCCCGCCGACCGCACCCCTCTGGCCGCGGCGGCCACCACGTCCGTGGCTCCGCGCGGCCCGATCGGGCTCCTCCCGGGCTCGGAGAACAACCCCGAGAAGCGCTGGCCCGTCGCCCACTGGCGCGCCGTGATCGAGGCCCTGCCGCAGGAGAACTTCGTCATCTTCGGCACGCCCAAGGACGCCCCGATCGCCGAGGCCGTCGCCGCCGGTTTTGCCCCCGACCGCGTGCGCAACCGCGCCGGCAAGACCGACCTGACCACCTTCGCCGCTGGACTCGCGGGCTGCCGGCTCCTCATCACCAACGACAGCGGCGGCATGCACCTCGCCAATGCCCTCGGCGTTCCCCTCCTCGGGCTCTTCGGCCCGACCAATCCGGTGCGCACCGGCCCGGTCTTTGCAGGTCAGGCATGCATCCTGCAACCGCCCGGTTGCCCCGCCACCGGCGGCGGCCGGCTCGCCGACCTCGCTCCGGCGCGCGTTCTCGAGGCGCTCGCCCAAGCCACGCCGGCACCAAGTTCACAGTGA
- a CDS encoding FecR domain-containing protein: MNPANDDQHGLTGREAVEATAAVWLSLRDRGMTAAETEAFVRWLQESPEHAAVFEELQQTWRDFDQLATLLRPGAAPDPDTLAPRRRRRFARLPLVSLAAAAGLALLALGIWEWRGPQHFAETPVGAFQKIDLPDGSVAQLNTDSAIDVDMRGNERRVRIVRGEIDFAVRKDRAHPFIVSAGRVEVRAVGTAFNVRARDARVEVLVSEGLVQVCDAVKRQPLLPPAAGTGEPAYLAVGDRAVISAPPPAAAEPVAVQVQRVSGEQLRRALAWQERRLEFDDTPLGEVVAEFNRYNRVKLVVTDAQLAARPFSGTFRTDGYEALVALLQHSFGVTVVRQGDAIQLAPR; the protein is encoded by the coding sequence ATGAACCCCGCCAACGACGATCAGCATGGCCTGACGGGGCGCGAGGCGGTGGAGGCCACCGCCGCGGTGTGGCTCAGCCTCCGCGACCGGGGCATGACCGCGGCGGAGACGGAGGCCTTCGTCCGCTGGCTGCAGGAGAGCCCGGAGCATGCCGCGGTGTTCGAGGAACTGCAGCAGACCTGGCGCGATTTCGATCAGCTCGCGACGCTGCTGCGCCCGGGCGCAGCGCCGGATCCGGACACGCTCGCCCCGCGGCGGCGCCGGCGGTTCGCGCGGCTCCCGCTGGTCTCCCTGGCCGCGGCCGCCGGTTTGGCGCTCCTGGCGCTGGGAATCTGGGAGTGGCGCGGTCCGCAGCACTTCGCCGAAACCCCGGTGGGGGCGTTTCAGAAGATCGACCTGCCCGACGGTTCGGTGGCGCAGCTCAACACCGACTCGGCGATCGACGTCGACATGCGTGGAAACGAGCGGCGCGTGCGGATCGTCCGCGGCGAGATCGACTTCGCGGTCCGCAAGGACCGCGCGCATCCGTTCATCGTCTCCGCCGGTCGCGTCGAAGTCCGTGCCGTCGGCACCGCCTTCAACGTGCGGGCGCGCGATGCTCGGGTGGAGGTCCTGGTGAGCGAGGGGCTGGTGCAGGTGTGCGACGCGGTGAAACGGCAGCCGCTGCTTCCGCCCGCGGCGGGCACGGGCGAGCCGGCGTATCTCGCGGTGGGCGACCGGGCGGTCATCTCCGCGCCACCGCCGGCCGCCGCGGAGCCCGTGGCGGTGCAGGTGCAGCGGGTTTCCGGCGAACAGCTCCGCCGGGCGCTCGCGTGGCAGGAGCGCCGCCTCGAATTTGACGACACGCCGCTGGGCGAGGTCGTGGCGGAGTTCAACCGCTACAACCGCGTGAAGCTGGTGGTCACCGACGCGCAGCTCGCGGCGCGCCCGTTCAGCGGCACGTTCCGCACCGACGGCTACGAGGCGCTCGTCGCGCTGCTGCAGCACAGTTTCGGGGTGACGGTCGTGCGCCAGGGCGACGCCATCCAGCTCGCCCCGCGCTGA
- a CDS encoding oligopeptide/dipeptide ABC transporter ATP-binding protein, whose amino-acid sequence MAEPILELIDLKTHFPVTQGFLFKRQLGTVKAVDGVTLSLQRGEVLGLVGESGCGKSTLARTIVQLIPPTSGTVILEGRNLSAATDPLEVRRLRRDFQMVFQDPYASLNPRMTVFDTLSEPLRVHRVVPAARIADRVAELMELVGLAPRFAQKYPHEFSGGQRQRIAIARALALEPRIIIADEPVSALDVSIQAQILNLLSQLCRKMNLSLIFIAHDLSVVKHISDRVAVMYLGKVVELGPAVDVIERPLHPYTRALISAIPRPDPDGERARRRLVLPGDPPSPINPPIGCPFHPRCPYAQEKCQAVLPPLIPVDVARTAACIRIGEIPPPTAAE is encoded by the coding sequence ATGGCTGAACCGATCCTCGAGCTCATCGACCTGAAGACGCACTTTCCCGTCACCCAGGGCTTTCTGTTCAAGCGCCAGCTGGGGACCGTGAAGGCCGTCGACGGCGTCACACTCTCCCTGCAGCGCGGCGAAGTGCTGGGCCTCGTCGGCGAATCCGGCTGCGGCAAGTCCACGCTCGCCCGCACCATCGTGCAGCTGATCCCGCCCACCAGCGGCACGGTCATCCTCGAGGGGCGCAACCTGTCCGCCGCGACGGACCCGCTGGAGGTGCGCCGCCTGCGTCGCGACTTCCAGATGGTGTTCCAGGACCCGTACGCGTCGCTCAACCCACGCATGACGGTGTTCGACACCCTCTCGGAACCGCTGCGCGTGCACCGCGTCGTCCCCGCGGCGCGCATCGCCGACCGCGTCGCCGAGTTGATGGAACTCGTCGGGCTCGCGCCGCGTTTCGCGCAGAAGTATCCGCACGAGTTTTCCGGCGGCCAGCGCCAGCGCATCGCGATCGCCCGCGCCCTCGCGCTCGAGCCCAGGATCATCATCGCCGACGAACCGGTCTCGGCCCTCGACGTCTCCATCCAGGCCCAGATCCTCAACCTGCTCTCGCAGCTCTGCCGGAAGATGAACCTGTCGCTCATCTTCATCGCGCACGACCTCTCGGTGGTGAAACACATCTCCGACCGCGTCGCCGTCATGTACCTCGGCAAGGTCGTGGAACTCGGGCCGGCCGTGGACGTCATCGAGCGGCCGCTCCATCCGTACACCCGCGCGCTCATCAGCGCGATTCCGCGCCCCGACCCCGACGGCGAGCGCGCCCGCCGCCGGCTCGTGCTGCCCGGCGACCCGCCGTCGCCCATCAATCCGCCCATCGGTTGTCCGTTTCACCCGCGTTGTCCCTACGCGCAGGAGAAATGCCAGGCCGTGCTGCCGCCGCTGATACCGGTGGACGTCGCCCGCACCGCCGCCTGCATCCGGATCGGCGAGATCCCGCCGCCGACCGCCGCGGAGTGA
- a CDS encoding ABC transporter ATP-binding protein — translation MPLLAVNDLRTYFHTRSGLYRAVDGVSFSIERGETLGIVGESGSGKSVTCYSVMGLVPQPPGRIESGTAMFDGVDLLHCTPAQSRAIRGKRVAMIFQDPMTSLNPYLRVSEQLIEPLLIHEKVSRREALARGLEALEAVGINDAASRIHLYPHEFSGGMRQRVMIAMALITRPELLIADEPTTALDVTVQAQILELIKKLQHDFGMAVIFITHDLGVVSGLCDRVQVMYAGRIVESADVRPLFYSPRHPYTRALQRSIPSLQPKGAELYTIRGMPPDISKPLPGCPFAPRCEFAAEKCTTTAVQLRDCAPGHAHACLRAQLGEI, via the coding sequence ATGCCGCTCCTCGCCGTCAACGACCTCCGCACCTACTTTCACACGCGCAGTGGGCTCTACCGCGCGGTGGACGGCGTGAGCTTCTCGATCGAACGCGGCGAAACCCTCGGCATCGTCGGCGAATCAGGCTCCGGCAAATCGGTTACCTGCTACTCGGTCATGGGCCTGGTGCCGCAGCCCCCCGGCCGCATCGAAAGCGGCACCGCGATGTTTGACGGCGTGGATCTCCTGCACTGCACACCGGCGCAATCGCGCGCGATCCGGGGCAAGCGCGTGGCCATGATCTTCCAGGACCCGATGACCTCCCTGAACCCGTACCTGCGGGTCTCCGAGCAGCTCATCGAGCCGTTACTCATCCACGAAAAGGTCTCCCGTCGCGAGGCGCTCGCGCGCGGACTGGAGGCGCTGGAAGCGGTCGGGATCAACGACGCCGCCAGCCGGATTCACCTTTACCCGCACGAGTTCTCCGGCGGCATGCGCCAGCGCGTGATGATTGCGATGGCGCTGATCACCCGCCCCGAGTTGCTCATCGCCGACGAGCCCACCACGGCGCTCGATGTGACGGTGCAGGCCCAGATCCTCGAGCTCATCAAGAAGCTGCAGCACGACTTCGGCATGGCGGTGATTTTCATCACCCACGACCTCGGCGTCGTCTCCGGGCTCTGCGATCGCGTGCAGGTGATGTACGCCGGCCGGATCGTCGAATCCGCCGACGTGCGCCCGCTCTTCTATTCGCCGCGCCATCCGTACACGCGCGCCCTCCAGCGCTCGATCCCCTCGCTCCAGCCCAAGGGCGCGGAGCTTTACACCATCCGCGGCATGCCGCCCGACATCTCCAAACCACTCCCCGGCTGCCCTTTCGCCCCGCGTTGCGAGTTTGCCGCAGAGAAGTGCACCACCACCGCGGTGCAACTGCGCGACTGCGCCCCGGGCCATGCGCACGCCTGCCTCCGCGCTCAACTGGGCGAAATCTGA
- a CDS encoding RNA polymerase sigma factor, which yields MPPVDAQTSQWFAEEIQPHEPALRAYLRSKFSAYPDIEDLVQETYARLLQAREHSAAEISKAYVFATARNAAIDFFRRRRIAVIDCVAEIEVLPVLEDRPDVAEAAARNQELALLAEAIQALPTRCRQILTLRKLHGLSHREIATSLGLSENTVNAQIAIGVVRLRDHLRQRGVGAPQP from the coding sequence GTGCCCCCGGTCGACGCACAGACTTCCCAATGGTTCGCCGAGGAAATCCAACCTCACGAGCCTGCGCTCCGCGCCTACCTGCGGTCCAAGTTCTCCGCGTATCCTGACATCGAGGACCTGGTGCAGGAAACCTATGCGCGTCTGCTGCAGGCGCGCGAGCACTCGGCGGCCGAGATCAGCAAGGCGTACGTCTTCGCGACCGCGCGCAATGCCGCGATCGACTTCTTCCGCCGGCGGCGGATCGCCGTGATCGACTGCGTCGCCGAGATCGAGGTCCTGCCGGTGCTCGAGGACCGCCCCGACGTCGCCGAGGCCGCCGCGCGCAACCAGGAGCTGGCGCTCTTGGCCGAGGCCATCCAGGCGCTGCCCACGCGCTGCCGCCAGATTCTCACCCTCCGCAAGCTGCACGGACTCTCGCATCGCGAGATCGCGACCTCGCTCGGGCTTTCGGAGAACACCGTCAACGCGCAGATCGCCATTGGCGTCGTGCGCCTGCGTGACCACCTGCGGCAACGCGGGGTCGGCGCTCCCCAGCCATGA